The DNA segment CAGACAAACTGCGCTTGGGCAGCGGTGTCCACCCGCACACAACCGGTGTGAAAGCGCAGCCAATCCCCCACGGCGCCGGTCTGCAACCGAGGCGAAAGCCAGAGGGTGGTTTCGGCGTCCAGCAGCGCCAGCAGCACGCTGGCGGCCTCGCGGCTCACGCCCGCGGGCACCTCGGCGTCGGACACCAGGGCCACGCCGCGCCCGGGGTGCGACCAGGCCGTGAGCACCGCACGGAACACGGCATGGCTGCCGCGAGCGGGATCGGAAAAGCCCGCTCCCGGCGGGGCGGAGGGGTGCATGGCGGTCATTCTTCGTCGTCCTCATCGTTGCCGGCGTCGCTTTCGCGCGCCACGGTGAAAAAGTCCACCCGGGTGCTTTGGGCATCGGCGTGGCGCTGCGCGCGCTGCGTCTCCAGCCATTGCTGCACGGGAGCCAACAGGCGGGCGGTGCCGTCGGGCAGCACCTCAGGGCTTTGCAGCAAGGCATCGGCCAGCGCGGCGAGGCGGGCCTGGCGGTGCGAGCGCCCCAGCACATAGGCCACACCCATGGGGCCGCCCTCCGCACGACGCAGCGCGCAGCGGGTGACGGTCACCTCGCCCAGGTTGAAGCGCTCGCCGGTACCGCCCGCACGGCCCTGGACCATCATCAGCCCGGTTTCGGGCGGGCGCAGCCAGTGCACCGGGTGCTCGCACCAATTCCCCAAGCCTTGCTCCAGCAGTGCCACGGGTGCCCGTGACAGCAAGGCCATCCAGCCAGCGCGATCGGGGCTCGGTGGAGCGCCGGGTTTGTCAAACGCATGAAACATGTCGGTGTTACTCTGCAAGTTGTCTAGACAAATTGAAACGTCCCGCGCAGCTTAATCCGCCTGGATGTAGGTTTCATGACACTGCTTCAAACCACCGAAACACCCCCCTCCGACACCGACGCAGGCTCGCGTCCGCCCATGTGGAGCCAGATTGCCGGCCACCTGTCGGCCGCCATCGCCCGTGGCACCTATGCCCCCGGCGAGCGCCTGCCGCCCGAGCACACGCTGGCCGAGTCCTTCGGGGTCAACCGCCACACCGTGCCACGCGCCCTGGCCAGCCTGTGCACCCAGGGCGTGTTGCGTTCCACCCAAGGCAGCGGCACCTACGTGCAGGCTTTTGCGGTGGACTTGGTGCTGTCACGCCGCACCCGGCACCGCCAGAACCTGGCGCTGGCCGGGTTCAGGGGCAGCCTGCAGGTGCTGACCCACGACGTGGTGGGGGCCAACGCCACGCTGGCGCGCCTGCTGGCCGTGCCTCCGCGCCGCCGCCTGCTGCACCTGTGGGTGATGGGCGATGCACAAGGCCAACCGCTGAGCGTGAGTGAGCGGTTTTTTCCGCTCCAGCGCTTTCCCGACCTGCTGGAAGTGCTACAGAAAACAGGGTCTGTGACCGAAGCCTTTGCCGCCCACGGTGTGACCGATTACCTGCGGCGCGAAAGCCACATCACCGCCGAACTGCCCGACCCTGTGGTGGCCGCCCACCTGCACCAACCGCAAAGCCAGCCGGTGCTGCGGGTGGACAGCGTCAACGTCGACCCGCAGGGCGTGCCCATCGAGGCCGCCACCGCCTGGTTTCCCGCAGACCGCATTTCCCTCACGGTGCAACATGGCGAATGATCCCCACACCCCTTCCCAGGCCCCAGCGCCCCGCCACGCGGTGTACGCGGTCCCCGCGCCAGACAGCCCTTGGTGGCAAGCGGGAAGCCTGTGGCTGGGCCGCTGCGCGGCCACCGGGGCGACGCTGAATCACCCGTGGATGCCGGGCTTCACCCCGGACGAAATGCACCACCTCACCCAAGAGCCCCGACGGTACGGTTGGCACGCCACGTTGAAAGCCCCGGTGGCGCTGGCCGATGGTGTCACCCCGCAACAGTGGTACGACCGTTTGACCACCCTGGCCAACCAGCTGCCCCCCGTGACCCTGCCGCCCTTGGTGGTGCGTCGGCTCGGGCACTTCCTGGCGCTGGTCATCGACGGCGACGACCAACAGGTGCAGGCCCTGGCGGCGGCCTGTGTCACCCGCTTGCACGACCTGGCCGCCCCCCTGTCCGCGTCCGAGCTGACCCGCCGCCGCAGCGCTGGCCTGGACGCCCACCAGGAAGCTCTGCTGCAACAGTGGGGCTACCCCCATGTGCTGGACCGCTTTCGGTTCCACTTTTCGCTGACCGGCCCGCTGAACGGGCTGTCCGACGCACGGGTGGACCGCCTGATGCAGGCGGCCACCGCCTGGTTTGCACCGCTGCCGCGGCTCGCGCTGGACAGGCTGGCCTGGTTTGTCGAGCCCACACCGGGTGGCCCTTTCCGCTGGGAGGCCAGCTGCCCCCTGCGCGGGGCGGACGCATGAACGCCCAGGTCGTGTACGTGCTGGGCCCGTCGGGTGCCGGCAAGGACAGCCTGCAAGCCTGGCTGATCAGGCACTGGCCTGGCCCGGCGGCGCTGCGCCAGGCGCGCCGAACCATCACCCGTGCCGCCGACGCAGGTGGCGAGGCCCACGAAGCCCTGTCGCCACAGGCCTTTGCCACGGCCCGTGCCCGCGGGGAGTTTGTGCTGCATTGGGAAGCCCATGGCCTGTGCTACGGCGTGCGCCACCAGGAGGTGCGTGGCGCTGAAGCAGGCAGCGTGGTCCTGGTCAACGGCTCCCGTGCGCACCTGGACGATGCCCTGCAACAGTTCCCCCGTCTGGCCGTGCTGCACGTCACCGCCAGCCCGCAGGTGCTGCGCGCACGGCTGCTGGCCCGCCAGCGCGAAACCCCCGAGCAGGTGGAAGCCCGTCTCCAGCGCAACCTGGCGCTGCCCGCCGTGCGTCACCCACTCAGCCTGACCGTGACCAACGACGGCACGCTGGACGACGCCGGACAGCAGGCCTTGACCTGGTTGCAGGCGCTGACATCCCCGCCATGCCCGCTGGACACCCGGGTGCACGCAGTTCCATAGGCGAACGCCCGGCCACAATCCGCGCATGGAGACCCCACCCCGCGCCCCCGCCCCGCATCCGGCCCTGCACCCGGCCCCCACGGACTCCGCATGGCAGGTGTTCCTCACCTTTCTGCAACTGGGTCTGACCGCCTTTGGCGGGCCGGTGGCCCACCTGGGGCATTTCCGCCAGGCGCTGGTGGTCCAGCGCCGCTGGATGGACGACCGCCAGTACGCCGACCTGGTGGCGCTGTGCCAGTTTTTGCCCGGACCGGCCAGCAGCCAGGTGGGCATGGCCCTGGGGCTGTGGCGTGCCGGGCGGCTGGGGGCACTGGCCGCCTGGGCGGGGTTCACCCTGCCGTCGGCATTGCTGCTGATCGGCCTGGCCTGGGGCCTGGGGCAATGGGCTCATGCGCTTCACCCGACGCTGCTGCAAGGGGCATTGCACGGCCTCAAGCTGGCGGCCGCGGCGGTGGTGACGCAGGCGCTGTGGGGCATGGCCCGCACCCTGTGCCCCGACACCCCGCGGCGTCTGTGCATGGCGGTGATCGCGGTGCTCGCCTGGGCCTGGCCTCAACCCGGCATGCAGGTGGGGTTGATGGCCGCAGCCGGTGTGGCCTGGGCGCTGTGGGCGCCAACCCCTGCGGCCCCCCACACGGGCACAGCCAGCCCCCCCATGCGTTGGCCCCTGTCACGGCGGGAGGGGGCCCTGTGGCTGGGTGCACTGGCCGCCCTGTTGCTGGGCCTGCCTGCGGCCATGGCGCTGTGGCCGGGCATGGCGCTGGCGGTGGCCGACGCCTTTGTGCGCACCGGGGCCCTGGTGTTTGGCGGGGGCCATGTGGTGCTGCCCCTGCTGCAGGCCGAGGTGGTGCCCAATGGCTGGGTGAGCGATTCGGTCTTCATGGCGGGCTATGGGGCCGCGCAAGCCGTGCCGGGGCCGCTGTTCACGTTTGCGGCCTACCTGGGTGCCGCCCTGGCCCCGGTGGCCAGCAACCTGGACCCGGCCCCCGCCTGGCTCAGCACCCTGGCGGCCCTGGGCTGGGGTTTGCTGGCCCTGGTGGCCGTCTTCACCCCGGCGTGGATGCTGCTGGCCGGATCACTCCCTTTCTGGGAGCAATGGAAGTCCACCCTTCTTGCGCGGAAGGCCATTTTTGGCATCAATTCAGCGGTAGTGGGTTTGCTGGCGGCGGCGTGGGTGGACCCGGTGCTCTCGAGTGCGCTGCACAGCGTGGGCGATGGGGTGCTGGTGATCGCGCTGCTGGGGCTGCTGCAAGGCGGACCGACCCGCGGCAGGGCTGGCACCTCGGTCGAGCCATCGGCAGGCCCGGTGTGGCGGGCATGGCCCGCCTGGGCGGTGGTGGGGCTGGCCTGCGTGCTGGGCAGTGTGTTGGGTGCGTTGCCCGGAATGCTCTGACCGGCGGGTGCCCGCCGGGCTCAGCCCCCCATCCCCGGCACGCACGAGGCTGGGGCCCCCAGGCGCAGGCTCAAGCGCTGCCCCACCTCGCGCAGCGCCTGGGCCTGCGGACTGCCGTCCGACACGTCCATCAAGCCCGACGGACCCATGGCCGCGATGGCCAGCGCCAGCCGCCCAAAGCCGTCGAACACCGGCACCGCCATGGCTGAAATGCCCATCAGCAATTCCTGGTTGACCAGGCTCAGTCCGGTTTGACGCACCCGCGCCAATTCGGCGTGAAAGGTGGCATCGGCCCACGCGGTGGGCTCGCCTTGCGCCACCAGTGCGGCCTGCACCAGGGCAGGCTCCATGAAGGCGGCAAAAATCTTGCCGGTGCCGGTGTGCCGCAGCGACGCCGGAATGCCGTGGCGCATGCTGACGTTGACCGCCCGCGGCCCCTCTTCCACCCGCACGATGATGGGGCCGTTGCCACCCCACACCGCAGCAGAGACCGTCACGCCCAGCGTTTGCGCCAGCGCGGGCAACTCGGCAATGGTCAGGCGCACCGGGTCCACCTGCTGCAGGCTGATCAGGCCCAGCTGCACGGCCAGCTGGCCCAGACCGTAGTGACCCGAGACGGGGTCCTGCTCCATCAGCCCCAGCTTGCAGAAGCTGACCATGTAGGGGTGGGCCTTGGCGGGCGTCATGTCGGCGTCGCGCGCCAGGTCTTTGAGCGCCATGCGGCGCCCCGAGCGGGCCAGGGCCTTGAGCAGCTGCCCGCCCACCTCCACGCTCTGGATGCCACGGGAGGTGCGTGCGCCATCGTCCATGCCTGGTTCGGCATCGGGCGGCAATGAAACGGATTCGGAACGCTTGGACATGCCTTGGATTGTCGCGTCACTGGCCCAGGGGTCACACCCAAGGGTTTACACCTATCGAACGCATTTGACTAAAACAAATTTCAAACCCACAATCGCTTGACATTGATCAAACGAATTCGTTGATTACAAACTCACCCACCACCGAACGCCCATGAACGCCCCCAAGACCTTTGCTTCTGCCGCCGACCTGGAAGTCAAGAAGGTGAGCTTCGACAAACTGTCGGACCACGCCTACGCTTACACCGCCGAGGGCGACCCCAACACCGGCATCATCATTGGCGACGACGCGGTCATGGTGATCGACACCCAGGCCACGCCGGTGATGGCGCAGGACGTGATCCGCCGCATCCGCGAGGTGACGGACAAGCCCATCAA comes from the Acidovorax sp. T1 genome and includes:
- the phnG gene encoding phosphonate C-P lyase system protein PhnG, giving the protein MFHAFDKPGAPPSPDRAGWMALLSRAPVALLEQGLGNWCEHPVHWLRPPETGLMMVQGRAGGTGERFNLGEVTVTRCALRRAEGGPMGVAYVLGRSHRQARLAALADALLQSPEVLPDGTARLLAPVQQWLETQRAQRHADAQSTRVDFFTVARESDAGNDEDDEE
- the phnF gene encoding phosphonate metabolism transcriptional regulator PhnF, whose translation is MTLLQTTETPPSDTDAGSRPPMWSQIAGHLSAAIARGTYAPGERLPPEHTLAESFGVNRHTVPRALASLCTQGVLRSTQGSGTYVQAFAVDLVLSRRTRHRQNLALAGFRGSLQVLTHDVVGANATLARLLAVPPRRRLLHLWVMGDAQGQPLSVSERFFPLQRFPDLLEVLQKTGSVTEAFAAHGVTDYLRRESHITAELPDPVVAAHLHQPQSQPVLRVDSVNVDPQGVPIEAATAWFPADRISLTVQHGE
- a CDS encoding DUF1045 domain-containing protein — its product is MANDPHTPSQAPAPRHAVYAVPAPDSPWWQAGSLWLGRCAATGATLNHPWMPGFTPDEMHHLTQEPRRYGWHATLKAPVALADGVTPQQWYDRLTTLANQLPPVTLPPLVVRRLGHFLALVIDGDDQQVQALAAACVTRLHDLAAPLSASELTRRRSAGLDAHQEALLQQWGYPHVLDRFRFHFSLTGPLNGLSDARVDRLMQAATAWFAPLPRLALDRLAWFVEPTPGGPFRWEASCPLRGADA
- a CDS encoding IclR family transcriptional regulator, with protein sequence MSKRSESVSLPPDAEPGMDDGARTSRGIQSVEVGGQLLKALARSGRRMALKDLARDADMTPAKAHPYMVSFCKLGLMEQDPVSGHYGLGQLAVQLGLISLQQVDPVRLTIAELPALAQTLGVTVSAAVWGGNGPIIVRVEEGPRAVNVSMRHGIPASLRHTGTGKIFAAFMEPALVQAALVAQGEPTAWADATFHAELARVRQTGLSLVNQELLMGISAMAVPVFDGFGRLALAIAAMGPSGLMDVSDGSPQAQALREVGQRLSLRLGAPASCVPGMGG
- the chrA gene encoding chromate efflux transporter, whose product is METPPRAPAPHPALHPAPTDSAWQVFLTFLQLGLTAFGGPVAHLGHFRQALVVQRRWMDDRQYADLVALCQFLPGPASSQVGMALGLWRAGRLGALAAWAGFTLPSALLLIGLAWGLGQWAHALHPTLLQGALHGLKLAAAAVVTQALWGMARTLCPDTPRRLCMAVIAVLAWAWPQPGMQVGLMAAAGVAWALWAPTPAAPHTGTASPPMRWPLSRREGALWLGALAALLLGLPAAMALWPGMALAVADAFVRTGALVFGGGHVVLPLLQAEVVPNGWVSDSVFMAGYGAAQAVPGPLFTFAAYLGAALAPVASNLDPAPAWLSTLAALGWGLLALVAVFTPAWMLLAGSLPFWEQWKSTLLARKAIFGINSAVVGLLAAAWVDPVLSSALHSVGDGVLVIALLGLLQGGPTRGRAGTSVEPSAGPVWRAWPAWAVVGLACVLGSVLGALPGML
- the phnN gene encoding phosphonate metabolism protein/1,5-bisphosphokinase (PRPP-forming) PhnN yields the protein MNAQVVYVLGPSGAGKDSLQAWLIRHWPGPAALRQARRTITRAADAGGEAHEALSPQAFATARARGEFVLHWEAHGLCYGVRHQEVRGAEAGSVVLVNGSRAHLDDALQQFPRLAVLHVTASPQVLRARLLARQRETPEQVEARLQRNLALPAVRHPLSLTVTNDGTLDDAGQQALTWLQALTSPPCPLDTRVHAVP